The genomic interval GGAACACCACGCGGGGCGATTCGCAGACCACGGCGCGGGTGTGGACGTGGCCCAACGCCCAGTAATCAAAACCCTTGGTTTTGAGCGTGGCCACGGTGGTGGGCGCGTAGGTTTCGTGGATGCCGCCACCGGCAGTCAGGCTGGTGTGCAGCAGGCCGATGTTGAACTGGCCGGGCACGGCAACGGGATAGTGCGGCACCAGGTCTTCGGGCACTTCGCGCTGGGGAAAGCTCTGGCCGTGGATGGCCACGCCCAGGTCGGGCAGGTGTACCGTCTCGGCGCTGCGGCTGGAGAACTTTTTGACGTTGTCGGGCAGCACCAGCTCGCGGGTGATGGTGCCCTGCGCGTCGTGGTTGCCCTGGACGAAAAAGACCTGGATGCCGGCGCGGCCCAGGCGCACCATTTGGGCGCGGAAGAACAAGCCGGTGTGGAAATCGGGCCAGTCGCGGTCGTACAGGTCGCCGGCCAGCAGCACAAAGTGCACGCGCTCGGCCAGGGCCAGATCGACCAGATTTTCCAGGGCGCGGCGGGTGGCGTTGCGCAAGCGCTCTACCGGCGCACCGGCATAGCGGCTCAGGCCTCGCAGCGGGCTGTCGATGTGCAGGTCGGCGGCGTGGAGGAAGCGGAAAGTGCCGGGGGTGGCTACTACGTTATTCATAGCAGCTAGTGTAGGTGGAATGAGCGGCGGAGGCTGGTTTTCTATCAAACCGCACCTTCTCCCGCGCCGCAGGAGAAGGTGTCTTACGGCTTATTCGCCCAGGTAGGCTGCGCGTACCTTGGGGTCGCTCAGCATCTGCTTGGCATCGCCGCTCATGGTGACGATGCCGGACTCCATCACGTAGCCGCGGTCGGCAATGCCGAGTGCGCGGCTGGCGTTTTGCTCGACCAGCAACACGGTCACGCCCTGGGCGTACACGTCTTTGACCACTTCAAAGATCTTGTCGACCATGATGGGCGACAGGCCCATGGAGGGCTCATCGAGCAGCAGCACCTTGGGGCGGCTCATCAGCGCACGGCCCATGGCCAGCATTTGCTGTTCGCCACCGGACATGGTGCCAGCCAGCTGGTCTTTGCGTTCGCGCAGGCGCGGGAAGATGGTGAACATCTTTTCGATGTCTTCCAGGATCGCGGCCTTGTCGTCGCGGATGTACGCGCCCATCTGCAGGTTTTCGGTGATGGTCATGCGGGTGAACACGCCGCGGCCTTCGGGCACCATGGCCAGGCCGTCTTTCACCAGATCCCACGCGCCCTTGCCCTTGATGCTCTTACCCAGGTAGTGGATGTCGCCACCCACAAACGGCAGGGTGCCGGTGATGGCCTTCATGGTGGTGGTCTTGCCCGCACCGTTGGAGCCGATCAGGCTGACCAGTTCGCCTTCGCGGACTTCAAAGTCCACGCCCTTGACGGCCTGGATGCCGCCGTAGGAGACCTTCAGGCCACTGACCTTGAGCAGCACTTCGCCGGGTTGTTTCTTAGGGGTGTTTGCCATCTCAATGTCCTCCCGTGCCTAAGTAGGCCTCGATCACTTTTTCGTTTTTCTGCACTTCGGCAGGGGTGCCTTCGGCAATTTGCTTGCCGTAGTCGAGGACGGTCAGGCGGTCGCACAGGCCCATCATCAGCTTCACATCGTGCTCGATGAGCAAAATGGTGCGGTTGTCGTTGCGGATCTTGTTGATCAGCTCGCGCAGCATGACTTTTTCGGTCATGTTCATGCCGGCAGCGGGCTCGTCCAGCGCGATGAGCTGCGGGTCGGTGGCCAGGGCACGGGCGATTTCCAGGCGGCGCTGGTCGCCGTAGCTCAGGGTGCGGGCCTTGTAGTCGGCCAGCTGGCCAATGCCTACGTAGTCGAGCAGTTCCTGGGCGCGCTTGGCAATCGCCAGCTCTTCGGTCTTGAAACCCTTGGTGTGGAAGATCGCGCCCAGCAGCCCGGTATGGGTGCGGATGTGGCGGCCCACCATCACATTTTCTAGCGCGGTCATTTCGGCGAACAAGCGGATGTTCTGGAAGGTGCGCGCAATGCCGGCCTTGGCCACTTCGTGGACCGCGGTGGGCGAGTACGGCTTGCCCGCCAGATGGAAGGTGCCGCTGTCGGGGGTGTACAGGCCGGTGATCACGTTGAAGAACGTGGTTTTACCGGCACCGTTGGGGCCGATCAGGCCATAGACCTGGCCGCGCTGGATGGTGATGCCCACATCGCTCAAGGCTTGCAGGCCGCCGAAACGCTTGGAAATGCCCGCAACCTGCAGGATCACTTCGGATTTTTTGCTATCTGTCATGGGTGTTCCTTACTTGGCCTTGAGCGATTTGCCGTGGTCGGGCGAGGGCCACAGACCCCGCGGACGCGACAGCATGATGGCGATCATGGCCAGGGCAATCAGCAACTGGCGCAGGATGGCCGAGTCCAGCCGTCCGCCGGTCATGGCCTGCAGCGGGCCTGCCAGGTAGCGCAAGACCTCGGGCAAGGCCGACAGCAGCACCGCACCCAGAATCACGCCGGGCAAGTGGCCGATACCGCCCAGCACCACCATGGCAACGATCATCACCGACTCCATCAGGCTGAAGGACTCGGGCGATACAAAGCCCTGGAACGCGGCAAACAGCGTGCCGGACACACCGCCAAACGTGGCACCGGTGCCGAAGGCCAGCAGCTTCATGTTGCGGGTGTTGATGCCCATGGCCTTGGCGGCGATTTCGTCTTCGCGGATGGCCATCCAGGCGCGGCCGACGCGCGACAGCTCCATGCGGTGGCAGATCACCACGCTGATCACCACCAGCACCAGGAACAGGT from Comamonadaceae bacterium OS-1 carries:
- the livF_7 gene encoding high-affinity branched-chain amino acid transport ATP-binding protein LivF, with product MANTPKKQPGEVLLKVSGLKVSYGGIQAVKGVDFEVREGELVSLIGSNGAGKTTTMKAITGTLPFVGGDIHYLGKSIKGKGAWDLVKDGLAMVPEGRGVFTRMTITENLQMGAYIRDDKAAILEDIEKMFTIFPRLRERKDQLAGTMSGGEQQMLAMGRALMSRPKVLLLDEPSMGLSPIMVDKIFEVVKDVYAQGVTVLLVEQNASRALGIADRGYVMESGIVTMSGDAKQMLSDPKVRAAYLGE
- the lptB_6 gene encoding lipopolysaccharide export system ATP-binding protein LptB, which codes for MTDSKKSEVILQVAGISKRFGGLQALSDVGITIQRGQVYGLIGPNGAGKTTFFNVITGLYTPDSGTFHLAGKPYSPTAVHEVAKAGIARTFQNIRLFAEMTALENVMVGRHIRTHTGLLGAIFHTKGFKTEELAIAKRAQELLDYVGIGQLADYKARTLSYGDQRRLEIARALATDPQLIALDEPAAGMNMTEKVMLRELINKIRNDNRTILLIEHDVKLMMGLCDRLTVLDYGKQIAEGTPAEVQKNEKVIEAYLGTGGH